The following are encoded in a window of Rosa chinensis cultivar Old Blush chromosome 4, RchiOBHm-V2, whole genome shotgun sequence genomic DNA:
- the LOC112198092 gene encoding plasmodesmata-located protein 2 isoform X2: protein MGLLSKPFIFFLYLLLFSNLELIIPVAESATDMTSMVYKGCAKQTFSDPTGVYSQSLSALFGSLVQQSTKAKFFKTNSGSGQTTISGLFQCRGDLSNSDCYSCVSKLPQMVDSLCGKTIAARVQLIGCYMLYEISGFAQISGMEMLYKTCGGTNIAGSGFEERRDTAFTVLENGVVSGHGFYTTNYQQVYVLGQCQGDVGDSDCGECMKSAVQRAQVECGSSISGQIYLHKCFVSYSYYPNGVPRRSSSSSSQSSSSSSSSSSGKTVAIILGGAAGVGFLVIFLLFARNLMKKHDDY, encoded by the exons ATGGGTTTACTCTCAAAACCCTTCATTTTCTTCCTCTACTTGCTTCTGTTCTCCAATCTTGAGCTCATCATCCCAGTTGCTGAATCTGCCACTGATATGACCTCCATGGTGTACAAAGGTTGTGCAAAGCAGACCTTTTCAGATCCAACTGGGGTTTACTCCCAATCCCTCTCTGCCCTTTTTGGGTCTCTGGTTCAACAATCCACCAAGGCCAAGTTTTTCAAGACCAACTCAGGCAGTGGCCAAACCACCATCTCTGGTCTCTTTCAATGCAGAGGTGACCTCAGCAACTCTGATTGCTACAGCTGTGTGAGCAAACTCCCCCAAATGGTTGACAGTCTCTGTGGCAAAACCATTGCTGCTAGAGTTCAGCTAATTGGTTGCTACATGCTCTATGAGATTTCTGGGTTTGCCCAAATTTCAGGGATGGAAATGTTGTACAAGACTTGTGGGGGAACAAACATTGCAGGGTCTGGGTTTGAAGAGAGAAGGGACACTGCTTTCACTGTTTTGGAGAATGGTGTGGTTAGTGGTCATGGGTTTTATACCACAAATTACCAACAAGTCTATGTCTTGGGTCAGTGTCAAGGAGATGTGGGTGACTCAGATTGTGGTGAGTGTATGAAGAGTGCAGTGCAGAGAGCTCAAGTTGAATGTGGGAGTTCCATTTCAGGCCAAATCTATCTCCATAAGTGCTTTGTGAGTTACAGTTACTATCCAAATGGGGTCCCCAGAaggtcatcttcatcttcatctcaatcatcatcatcatcctcttcatcttcatcag GGAAGACTGTGGCTATTATTTTAGGAGGAGCAGCTGGAGTTGGATTCCTAGTCATATTCTTGTTGTTTGCCAGAAATTTGATGAAGAAGCATGATG ATTATTGA
- the LOC112198092 gene encoding plasmodesmata-located protein 2 isoform X1: MGLLSKPFIFFLYLLLFSNLELIIPVAESATDMTSMVYKGCAKQTFSDPTGVYSQSLSALFGSLVQQSTKAKFFKTNSGSGQTTISGLFQCRGDLSNSDCYSCVSKLPQMVDSLCGKTIAARVQLIGCYMLYEISGFAQISGMEMLYKTCGGTNIAGSGFEERRDTAFTVLENGVVSGHGFYTTNYQQVYVLGQCQGDVGDSDCGECMKSAVQRAQVECGSSISGQIYLHKCFVSYSYYPNGVPRRSSSSSSQSSSSSSSSSSGSNTGKTVAIILGGAAGVGFLVIFLLFARNLMKKHDDY, encoded by the exons ATGGGTTTACTCTCAAAACCCTTCATTTTCTTCCTCTACTTGCTTCTGTTCTCCAATCTTGAGCTCATCATCCCAGTTGCTGAATCTGCCACTGATATGACCTCCATGGTGTACAAAGGTTGTGCAAAGCAGACCTTTTCAGATCCAACTGGGGTTTACTCCCAATCCCTCTCTGCCCTTTTTGGGTCTCTGGTTCAACAATCCACCAAGGCCAAGTTTTTCAAGACCAACTCAGGCAGTGGCCAAACCACCATCTCTGGTCTCTTTCAATGCAGAGGTGACCTCAGCAACTCTGATTGCTACAGCTGTGTGAGCAAACTCCCCCAAATGGTTGACAGTCTCTGTGGCAAAACCATTGCTGCTAGAGTTCAGCTAATTGGTTGCTACATGCTCTATGAGATTTCTGGGTTTGCCCAAATTTCAGGGATGGAAATGTTGTACAAGACTTGTGGGGGAACAAACATTGCAGGGTCTGGGTTTGAAGAGAGAAGGGACACTGCTTTCACTGTTTTGGAGAATGGTGTGGTTAGTGGTCATGGGTTTTATACCACAAATTACCAACAAGTCTATGTCTTGGGTCAGTGTCAAGGAGATGTGGGTGACTCAGATTGTGGTGAGTGTATGAAGAGTGCAGTGCAGAGAGCTCAAGTTGAATGTGGGAGTTCCATTTCAGGCCAAATCTATCTCCATAAGTGCTTTGTGAGTTACAGTTACTATCCAAATGGGGTCCCCAGAaggtcatcttcatcttcatctcaatcatcatcatcatcctcttcatcttcatcag GGTCAAATACAGGGAAGACTGTGGCTATTATTTTAGGAGGAGCAGCTGGAGTTGGATTCCTAGTCATATTCTTGTTGTTTGCCAGAAATTTGATGAAGAAGCATGATG ATTATTGA
- the LOC112198095 gene encoding uncharacterized protein LOC112198095 isoform X2 translates to MDVYPKVKVRQQEEKDDQHALLDFSTPVKDKDVSPATVAKVPKSYVPRVVMPSISVAEGAKKANKIEEMNKQNIRASSIPPPRAVLSSPDNDTVIGNKNRIKAQRPSALKNHSLVQNRSTPCIPLHITENSINTKKSKGTLVENCLKERKGSASKLTSQIRPSRTGKSSSKENNH, encoded by the exons A tggATGTGTATCCCAAGGTGAAGGTCAGGCAACAAGAAGAGAAGGATGATCAACATGCCcttcttgatttttctactCCAG TGAAGGACAAAGATGTTTCTCCAGCTACCGTTGCAAAAGTTCCAAAATCTTATGTTCCAAGAGTAGTTATGCCATCAATCTCTGTTGCTGAAG GAGCAAAGAAGGCCAATAAGATTGAAGAGATGAATAAACAAAATATTAGAGCCAGCTCAATCCCTCCACCTCGTGCTGTCTTATCCAGTCCTG ACAATGATACGGTGATTGGAAACAAAAATAGGATCAAAGCACAACGACCATCTGCTCTGAAGAATCATAGCTTGGTTCAGAATAGAAGTACACCATGTATTCCACTCCACATTACTGAAAACTCcataaatacaaaaaaatccaaGGGGACTTTAGTTGAGAACTGTCTTAAGGAAAGGAAAGGATCAGCATCAAAACTAACAAGTCAGATACGGCCATCAAGAACTGGGAAATCAAGCTCTAAGGAAAA TAACCATTAG
- the LOC112198095 gene encoding uncharacterized protein LOC112198095 isoform X4, producing MDVYPKVKVRQQEEKDDQHALLDFSTPVKDKDVSPATVAKVPKSYVPRVVMPSISVAEGAKKANKIEEMNKQNIRASSIPPPRAVLSSPDSVQEV from the exons A tggATGTGTATCCCAAGGTGAAGGTCAGGCAACAAGAAGAGAAGGATGATCAACATGCCcttcttgatttttctactCCAG TGAAGGACAAAGATGTTTCTCCAGCTACCGTTGCAAAAGTTCCAAAATCTTATGTTCCAAGAGTAGTTATGCCATCAATCTCTGTTGCTGAAG GAGCAAAGAAGGCCAATAAGATTGAAGAGATGAATAAACAAAATATTAGAGCCAGCTCAATCCCTCCACCTCGTGCTGTCTTATCCAGTCCTG ATTCTGTGCAAGAAGTGTGA
- the LOC112198095 gene encoding uncharacterized protein LOC112198095 isoform X1, which yields MDVYPKVKVRQQEEKDDQHALLDFSTPVKDKDVSPATVAKVPKSYVPRVVMPSISVAEGAKKANKIEEMNKQNIRASSIPPPRAVLSSPDNDTVIGNKNRIKAQRPSALKNHSLVQNRSTPCIPLHITENSINTKKSKGTLVENCLKERKGSASKLTSQIRPSRTGKSSSKEKFYSC from the exons A tggATGTGTATCCCAAGGTGAAGGTCAGGCAACAAGAAGAGAAGGATGATCAACATGCCcttcttgatttttctactCCAG TGAAGGACAAAGATGTTTCTCCAGCTACCGTTGCAAAAGTTCCAAAATCTTATGTTCCAAGAGTAGTTATGCCATCAATCTCTGTTGCTGAAG GAGCAAAGAAGGCCAATAAGATTGAAGAGATGAATAAACAAAATATTAGAGCCAGCTCAATCCCTCCACCTCGTGCTGTCTTATCCAGTCCTG ACAATGATACGGTGATTGGAAACAAAAATAGGATCAAAGCACAACGACCATCTGCTCTGAAGAATCATAGCTTGGTTCAGAATAGAAGTACACCATGTATTCCACTCCACATTACTGAAAACTCcataaatacaaaaaaatccaaGGGGACTTTAGTTGAGAACTGTCTTAAGGAAAGGAAAGGATCAGCATCAAAACTAACAAGTCAGATACGGCCATCAAGAACTGGGAAATCAAGCTCTAAGGAAAA ATTTTACAGCTGTTAA
- the LOC112198095 gene encoding uncharacterized protein LOC112198095 isoform X3, translated as MINMPFLIFLLQDKDVSPATVAKVPKSYVPRVVMPSISVAEGAKKANKIEEMNKQNIRASSIPPPRAVLSSPDNDTVIGNKNRIKAQRPSALKNHSLVQNRSTPCIPLHITENSINTKKSKGTLVENCLKERKGSASKLTSQIRPSRTGKSSSKEKFYSC; from the exons ATGATCAACATGCCcttcttgatttttctactCCAG GACAAAGATGTTTCTCCAGCTACCGTTGCAAAAGTTCCAAAATCTTATGTTCCAAGAGTAGTTATGCCATCAATCTCTGTTGCTGAAG GAGCAAAGAAGGCCAATAAGATTGAAGAGATGAATAAACAAAATATTAGAGCCAGCTCAATCCCTCCACCTCGTGCTGTCTTATCCAGTCCTG ACAATGATACGGTGATTGGAAACAAAAATAGGATCAAAGCACAACGACCATCTGCTCTGAAGAATCATAGCTTGGTTCAGAATAGAAGTACACCATGTATTCCACTCCACATTACTGAAAACTCcataaatacaaaaaaatccaaGGGGACTTTAGTTGAGAACTGTCTTAAGGAAAGGAAAGGATCAGCATCAAAACTAACAAGTCAGATACGGCCATCAAGAACTGGGAAATCAAGCTCTAAGGAAAA ATTTTACAGCTGTTAA
- the LOC112198799 gene encoding F-box protein SKIP22, translated as MVFPSLSPFFAAYRDGYPVWLDEKKFAPAMIDFVWGNNRFDDCHVNVGLLERQVTEIRNIVKNEIALPLLIDLCAVAGLRAPPCLMGLPAELGAKILKSLPGEDIARVSCVCKELRNLANDDELWKQKFAEEFGLSGNEVGDRKSWKSWFVVNWKNKKETNKEKGKIIVGYWWRRKKYDREWPPLR; from the coding sequence ATGGTGTTTCCCAGTTTGAGTCCATTCTTTGCGGCCTACCGTGACGGTTACCCTGTATGGTTGGATGAGAAGAAGTTTGCGCCTGCCATGATCGATTTTGTTTGGGGAAATAATAGAtttgatgattgtcatgtgaATGTGGGATTACTTGAGAGACAAGTTACGGAGATTAGAAATATTGTGAAGAATGAAATTGCATTGCCATTACTAATAGATCTTTGTGCAGTGGCCGGTTTGCGTGCTCCACCGTGCCTTATGGGCCTTCCTGCGGAGCTtggagcaaagattttgaagtCGCTGCCTGGTGAGGATATTGCTAGAGTGTCGTGTGTCTGTAAGGAGCTGCGAAATCTGGCTAATGATGATGAGTTGTGGAAGCAAAAGTTTGCTGAGGAGTTTGGCTTAAGTGGGAATGAAGTTGGAGACCGCAAGTCTTGGAAGTCCTGGTTTGTTGTAAACTGGAAGAACAAGAAGGAAACAAATAAAGAGAAGGGAAAAATTATAGTGGGATATTGGTGGCGCCGGAAAAAATATGATAGAGAGTGGCCTCCTTTGCGCTAA